A stretch of the Halomonas sp. CH40 genome encodes the following:
- the rimK gene encoding 30S ribosomal protein S6--L-glutamate ligase: MHIALLSRNRNLYSTRRLVEAAEARGHSARVVDTLRCYMSIASHHPSIHYKGAEIEFFDAVIPRIGSSVTFYGCAVLRQFEMMNTYVLNDSVAITRSRDKLRSLQLLSRKGLGLPITGFAHSPDDIPDLITMVKGAPLVIKLLEGTQGIGVVLAETNQAAESVIQAFMGMKANIMVQEYIKEAKGADIRCLVIGDKVVASMKRQAAEGEFRSNLHRGGSASVIRITPEERSTAIRAAKAMGLRVAGVDLLRSNHGPVIMEVNSSPGLQGIETATGKDIAGLIIEHIEKNAVTPRKAPPKPKG, translated from the coding sequence ATGCATATTGCCTTGCTGTCGCGTAATCGTAATCTATATTCAACCCGCCGCCTTGTTGAAGCAGCTGAGGCGAGAGGCCACTCGGCCCGCGTTGTTGATACCTTGCGCTGTTATATGAGCATCGCCTCTCACCACCCTTCCATCCATTACAAGGGTGCTGAAATCGAATTCTTTGATGCGGTCATCCCGCGAATAGGCTCGTCGGTCACTTTTTATGGCTGCGCGGTGCTGCGTCAGTTTGAAATGATGAATACCTATGTGCTTAATGACTCGGTAGCCATTACCCGTTCACGCGACAAACTGCGCTCGTTGCAGCTGCTTTCCCGTAAGGGGCTGGGGCTGCCCATCACCGGGTTTGCCCATTCACCGGATGACATCCCTGACTTGATTACCATGGTTAAGGGCGCGCCGTTGGTCATTAAGCTGCTTGAAGGCACCCAGGGTATCGGGGTGGTGCTGGCTGAAACCAATCAGGCGGCTGAATCGGTGATTCAGGCGTTCATGGGCATGAAAGCTAACATCATGGTGCAGGAATATATCAAGGAAGCCAAAGGCGCTGATATTCGCTGCCTGGTGATTGGTGACAAGGTAGTTGCCTCGATGAAGCGCCAGGCGGCTGAAGGCGAATTTCGCTCCAACCTGCATCGCGGCGGCAGCGCCAGCGTTATCCGTATTACACCGGAAGAGCGTTCAACAGCCATTCGTGCGGCCAAGGCTATGGGCCTGCGCGTCGCCGGGGTTGACCTGCTGCGTTCCAACCACGGACCGGTGATTATGGAGGTTAACTCCTCTCCAGGGCTGCAGGGAATTGAGACCGCAACGGGCAAGGATATAGCGGGATTGATTATTGAACATATCGAGAAAAATGCGGTGACGCCGCGTAAAGCCCCCCCCAAACCAAAAGGCTAA
- a CDS encoding RimK/LysX family protein, whose amino-acid sequence MKELPYQAKAVIGRREMVVLPEFDLHLCCKADTGARTSALHAEQIETSEDEHGQLWVSFITHSGGPDSPPHRIQAHLHDRRRVTSSNGHSEWRYVVRTPIQLGDLNFPVELTLTDRSNMRHPMLLGRRAMRRLLIAPGAEFLHGEP is encoded by the coding sequence ATGAAGGAATTACCTTACCAGGCAAAAGCGGTGATTGGCCGACGCGAAATGGTCGTACTGCCTGAATTTGATCTGCACCTCTGCTGTAAGGCAGATACCGGTGCGCGTACCTCAGCGCTGCATGCCGAGCAGATCGAAACATCAGAAGACGAACATGGCCAACTGTGGGTAAGCTTTATTACTCACAGCGGAGGGCCCGATTCCCCCCCCCACCGAATCCAGGCACACCTCCACGACCGTCGCCGTGTGACCAGTTCCAACGGGCACAGCGAATGGCGTTACGTGGTACGTACACCTATCCAGCTGGGCGATCTTAATTTCCCGGTTGAGCTTACCCTGACCGACCGCAGCAATATGCGTCATCCGATGCTGTTGGGTCGCCGGGCCATGCGCCGCTTACTGATCGCCCCTGGCGCTGAATTTCTCCACGGCGAACCCTGA